A window of the Isosphaera pallida ATCC 43644 genome harbors these coding sequences:
- a CDS encoding DUF1559 domain-containing protein, which produces MMGSWRVRRPRVGFTLIELLVVIAIIAVLIALLLPAVQSAREAARRIQCTNNLKQIGLAMHNYESVNGVFPGFGGGLVDIVTFNGFSAQARLLPFMEQAQLNNAINFQVQVLSFVPGVGFPVSPAHRTAITTVVSSYLCPSDGQPGLTVPGYYTFPSAGTNYAVNGGTGQGLNADVRWPTDGVVWNQSAVRIADIVDGTSNTILAAEMIRGAGSDGPNAGRHPEFRRSASRGDIRSVAGGQGYIPPLINPDLDQLAAIATSWRGDRGNSWFIGTAAQGLFLAYHLPNSRTPDIFIHGQGYLAARSLHPGGLNVLLGDGSVRFVKDTINPFTWRALATRNGGEVISADAL; this is translated from the coding sequence ATGATGGGTTCATGGCGGGTTCGTCGTCCCCGCGTCGGGTTCACGCTAATTGAGTTGCTGGTCGTCATTGCAATCATCGCGGTGCTGATCGCGCTGTTGCTGCCAGCGGTGCAGTCAGCCCGCGAGGCGGCTCGGCGCATTCAATGCACCAACAACCTCAAACAGATTGGGTTGGCGATGCACAATTACGAGAGCGTCAACGGCGTGTTTCCCGGCTTCGGGGGGGGGTTGGTTGACATTGTCACGTTCAACGGGTTCTCGGCCCAAGCGCGGCTGCTGCCGTTTATGGAGCAGGCTCAACTCAACAACGCGATCAATTTTCAGGTCCAGGTCCTCTCTTTCGTCCCTGGCGTGGGTTTTCCCGTGAGTCCAGCGCATCGGACGGCGATAACGACGGTGGTGTCGAGCTACCTTTGTCCCAGCGACGGTCAGCCGGGGTTGACCGTGCCGGGATATTACACCTTCCCGTCCGCGGGGACCAACTACGCGGTTAACGGAGGAACGGGTCAAGGTCTCAACGCCGATGTGCGTTGGCCCACTGACGGTGTGGTCTGGAATCAATCCGCGGTCCGGATCGCCGACATCGTGGACGGAACCAGCAACACCATCCTGGCGGCCGAGATGATCCGGGGCGCGGGTTCGGACGGTCCCAACGCCGGGCGTCATCCTGAGTTTCGCCGCTCGGCTAGTCGAGGAGACATTCGCTCCGTCGCCGGAGGCCAGGGTTACATCCCGCCACTCATCAACCCCGACTTGGATCAACTGGCCGCCATCGCCACGTCCTGGCGGGGGGATCGCGGCAATTCCTGGTTTATCGGTACGGCTGCTCAAGGCCTGTTTTTGGCCTACCATCTGCCTAACAGCCGTACCCCGGACATCTTCATTCATGGTCAGGGCTATCTGGCTGCCCGCAGTCTCCACCCCGGCGGGCTCAATGTTTTGCTGGGCGACGGCTCGGTGCGGTTCGTCAAGGACACCATCAACCCGTTCACCTGGCGCGCCTTGGCTACCCGCAACGGCGGCGAGGTGATCTCCGCCGACGCCTTGTGA
- a CDS encoding zinc-dependent alcohol dehydrogenase family protein has protein sequence MKRVVFERCGEPAEVLETREEPTPTPGSGQVLVRMIASPVNPSDLLYVRGRYTFTPRTPSGVGFEGVGVVETAGAGLGKLWVGRRVCVLNQNGGNWADYVVVDAKRVVPVASDLPDEQVASMFVNPATVLAMVRHVLKVPQGGWLLQSAAGSELGKMVIRLGKRDGFKTVNVVRRPEAKASLSALGADAVICSAEGPIDEQVRAIVSEGVKFALDPVGGETGTQMIRALAEGGKILFYGTLTGEPVCFHPRFLFGGGRRLEGFYLGWWIESQSIFAKISLFREITKLIREGILTTDVGPSFPLDRVREAVQAAEQPGRAGKVFIRPA, from the coding sequence ATGAAGCGGGTGGTTTTCGAGCGATGCGGCGAACCGGCGGAGGTGTTGGAGACGCGCGAGGAGCCGACTCCCACGCCTGGTTCGGGACAGGTGTTGGTGCGGATGATCGCCTCGCCGGTCAATCCCTCGGATTTGCTTTATGTGCGGGGTCGTTACACTTTCACCCCACGCACGCCTTCAGGGGTAGGGTTCGAGGGGGTCGGCGTGGTCGAAACAGCCGGGGCCGGTCTGGGCAAGCTCTGGGTGGGGCGACGGGTTTGCGTCCTCAATCAAAACGGCGGCAATTGGGCTGACTACGTCGTGGTGGACGCCAAGCGGGTCGTCCCGGTCGCGTCCGACTTGCCCGACGAGCAGGTGGCCTCGATGTTCGTCAACCCCGCGACCGTGCTGGCGATGGTGCGTCATGTCCTGAAGGTGCCTCAAGGCGGCTGGCTTCTGCAATCGGCCGCCGGGTCGGAACTGGGCAAAATGGTCATTCGGCTGGGCAAGCGCGATGGATTCAAAACCGTGAACGTGGTGCGGCGTCCCGAAGCCAAGGCGTCCCTCTCAGCGCTCGGAGCCGACGCAGTGATTTGTTCGGCCGAAGGACCGATCGACGAACAAGTGCGGGCGATCGTGTCTGAGGGGGTGAAGTTCGCCCTCGATCCGGTCGGCGGCGAAACCGGCACCCAGATGATTCGCGCCCTCGCCGAGGGGGGCAAGATTCTGTTTTATGGCACCCTCACCGGCGAGCCGGTTTGCTTCCACCCGCGGTTCCTGTTCGGCGGCGGGCGGCGTTTGGAAGGGTTTTATCTGGGCTGGTGGATCGAATCCCAGTCGATCTTCGCCAAGATCAGTCTGTTCCGCGAGATCACCAAACTGATTCGTGAAGGAATTCTCACCACCGACGTTGGCCCCTCGTTCCCGCTCGATCGGGTCCGTGAGGCGGTCCAAGCCGCCGAGCAGCCCGGACGCGCTGGCAAAGTGTTCATCCGCCCCGCCTGA
- a CDS encoding CvpA family protein, translating into MGLDLALLVVVGINAVVGLFRGVFTQILNLTALVASIFLADPVRDWALPHVHPYFQAIAEPTFAKVLWWVSALVIMWTINGLGSWLGHLLFQTLPKTVGNPLERVNQGLGFCYGAAVGTLVTAILCAGLIRFEDMASRLPWVGDQLPESRAVELSRRFDPIGRLWNAPPILVLRDQIAANGFIDLGVAATPTEDQPHFGAADSQPPAHDEEVPKRSGDSRSPLESNAPRDDADRIGTDDNADPAALPNDDAEWWWSILTPKRG; encoded by the coding sequence ATGGGACTCGACCTTGCGCTCCTCGTCGTGGTCGGCATCAACGCGGTGGTGGGCCTGTTTCGAGGCGTCTTCACTCAAATTCTGAACTTGACCGCCCTGGTTGCCTCGATTTTCCTGGCCGACCCCGTGCGGGATTGGGCTTTGCCCCATGTTCACCCCTATTTCCAGGCCATTGCCGAGCCGACCTTCGCCAAAGTCCTCTGGTGGGTCTCAGCCTTGGTGATCATGTGGACAATAAACGGTCTAGGCAGCTGGCTAGGTCACCTGCTCTTCCAGACGTTGCCCAAGACGGTCGGCAATCCCCTTGAGCGGGTCAACCAAGGGCTTGGATTTTGTTATGGAGCCGCCGTCGGTACCCTCGTCACAGCGATTCTCTGCGCCGGCCTCATCCGCTTCGAGGATATGGCCTCGCGGTTGCCCTGGGTCGGCGACCAGTTGCCAGAATCGCGCGCGGTGGAGTTGAGCCGGCGTTTTGATCCGATCGGTCGCCTTTGGAACGCGCCACCAATCCTGGTTCTCCGTGATCAAATTGCCGCCAACGGATTCATCGACCTTGGTGTGGCCGCCACTCCGACCGAAGATCAACCCCACTTTGGCGCCGCCGACTCTCAACCTCCAGCTCACGACGAGGAGGTGCCCAAGCGGTCTGGAGATTCCCGTTCTCCCTTGGAATCCAACGCCCCACGCGACGACGCCGACCGGATCGGGACCGACGACAACGCCGACCCCGCCGCGTTGCCTAACGACGACGCCGAGTGGTGGTGGTCGATCTTGACGCCGAAGCGGGGCTGA
- a CDS encoding sulfurtransferase → MTDTPSPHLQSRTSNDHQASTGNPALETNPDPLVQPSWVADHLGQDHLRIIDMRGKVVTRQIAEGVEEADYLDGRADYLAEHLPGAVYLDWTRDIIDPDDHVPVQLAPPERFAAVVSRAGVGPRTTVVIYDQNGGQFATRLWWALRVYGHPAHRVKVMDGGLDRWKAEGRPTESGPVTVKPESFLVCPNPAWRIDAETLRNLLGQPHAPRLLDARDPEQFTGAKRRGPRGGHIPGAFNLPRERFFRPADQGGGFRPLEELRQLVAATGLTPDQPVIAYCNGGVAATVALFTLARLGFENLANYDGSWNEWGTRNDLPIETGVNPTQTNMI, encoded by the coding sequence ATGACCGATACCCCCTCTCCCCATCTCCAATCCCGCACCTCCAACGACCATCAAGCCTCCACTGGAAACCCCGCGCTCGAAACCAATCCTGACCCCCTGGTGCAACCCTCCTGGGTGGCCGACCATCTGGGACAAGATCATCTGCGAATCATTGATATGAGAGGCAAGGTGGTCACCCGCCAAATCGCCGAAGGAGTGGAGGAGGCGGACTATCTCGATGGCCGGGCCGACTATCTAGCCGAACACCTCCCTGGCGCGGTCTATCTCGATTGGACCCGCGACATCATCGATCCGGACGATCACGTGCCGGTCCAACTGGCTCCACCCGAGCGGTTCGCCGCTGTCGTGAGCCGGGCCGGAGTCGGCCCCCGCACCACCGTGGTGATCTACGACCAAAATGGTGGCCAGTTCGCCACCCGATTATGGTGGGCGCTTCGCGTTTATGGCCACCCCGCCCATCGGGTCAAGGTCATGGACGGCGGCCTCGACCGTTGGAAAGCCGAAGGTCGTCCCACTGAATCGGGTCCCGTCACCGTTAAACCCGAATCATTTTTGGTCTGTCCCAACCCTGCCTGGCGCATCGACGCGGAGACGCTCCGCAACTTGCTGGGACAACCCCACGCCCCTCGATTGCTTGACGCCCGCGACCCCGAACAGTTCACCGGAGCCAAACGCCGAGGCCCCCGAGGCGGTCACATCCCCGGCGCCTTCAACCTACCCCGCGAACGGTTTTTCCGACCCGCCGACCAGGGCGGCGGCTTCCGCCCTTTGGAGGAACTCCGCCAACTGGTCGCTGCCACCGGGTTGACCCCCGACCAACCCGTAATCGCCTACTGCAACGGCGGGGTCGCCGCTACCGTCGCCCTCTTCACCCTAGCCCGCCTGGGCTTCGAGAACCTCGCCAACTACGACGGCTCCTGGAACGAGTGGGGAACCCGCAACGACCTGCCCATCGAAACCGGAGTCAATCCCACCCAAACCAATATGATCTAA
- a CDS encoding NAD-dependent epimerase/dehydratase family protein: protein MSATVAASSHRPTLAIAGATGFVGQTLRRVLADRFQIIGLTRSTTRAKRVDPDDPTIWRRCDLFDPVEVRKALRGVDQVLYLVHSMLPSARLTQASFMDLDLLMADTVGRAAAEQGVKRIVYLGGITPTEDRSALSPHLASRLEVEEALRSHGAAVISLRAGLIVGAGGSSFNMLVNLVRRLPVLILPPWVSTPSQPIALADVVRAVQWSLNRPEGESGVYDIGGPDILTYREMVERAVAVMRLKRPIYTVSWAPTWLVKRLVSLVSGAPSALVDPLIESQIHPMIASPNPLLDWLQPEALGFDAALQRALDEDRRPIPNPRVSLRKQDDADLRRQRWVRSIQRMDLPAGWDAPRAGRDYFEWLSSRFWPFIRCENLTDLQGRDAHRFCFVPLGLTLLELSHDPETSDREACQSYRITGGLLTRPPDAPVPDSMNQMVVPPPPEATQANQVAENPSPAPVRPRGLFEFRAVLNGTKLLVGIHNYPPRLPWYIYQFTQAQAHLLVMTLFRRRLARLTRRLATREEPATPNLHAPDKLGDVRSS, encoded by the coding sequence ATGAGCGCGACGGTCGCCGCTTCCTCCCACCGACCCACCCTCGCCATCGCCGGCGCGACTGGGTTCGTGGGTCAAACCCTCCGCCGGGTCCTGGCCGACCGCTTTCAGATCATCGGTCTGACCCGCTCGACCACCCGCGCTAAGCGGGTCGATCCCGACGATCCCACCATCTGGCGACGATGCGACCTGTTCGACCCCGTCGAGGTTCGCAAAGCGTTGCGTGGGGTCGATCAAGTCCTCTACCTGGTTCACTCAATGCTGCCCTCGGCACGTTTGACCCAGGCCAGCTTCATGGACCTCGACCTGCTCATGGCCGACACCGTGGGCCGGGCCGCCGCCGAGCAGGGGGTCAAGCGGATCGTCTATCTCGGCGGTATCACCCCTACCGAAGACCGTTCCGCCCTCTCGCCCCATTTGGCCAGTCGTCTGGAGGTTGAAGAGGCCCTCCGCAGCCACGGCGCGGCAGTCATTTCGCTGCGGGCCGGCTTGATTGTGGGCGCGGGCGGCTCCTCGTTCAACATGCTGGTCAACCTGGTCCGTCGCCTCCCCGTGTTGATCCTACCCCCCTGGGTCTCGACCCCCTCTCAACCCATCGCTCTGGCCGACGTGGTGCGTGCCGTGCAATGGAGCCTGAATCGTCCCGAAGGTGAGTCGGGGGTGTACGACATCGGTGGGCCGGACATTTTGACCTATCGCGAAATGGTCGAACGCGCTGTAGCAGTCATGCGGCTCAAGCGGCCGATTTATACCGTTTCGTGGGCTCCGACCTGGTTGGTCAAGCGGTTGGTCAGCCTGGTCAGTGGAGCCCCCTCGGCCCTGGTGGACCCGCTCATTGAATCACAAATCCATCCCATGATCGCTTCGCCCAACCCGCTGCTGGATTGGCTGCAACCCGAAGCGTTGGGGTTCGACGCCGCCCTGCAACGCGCTTTAGACGAGGATCGACGCCCCATTCCCAACCCGCGGGTTTCCCTTCGCAAGCAGGACGACGCCGACTTGCGCAGGCAACGCTGGGTCCGCTCGATCCAACGCATGGATTTGCCCGCCGGTTGGGATGCCCCCCGCGCTGGACGCGATTACTTCGAGTGGCTCTCTAGCCGGTTCTGGCCGTTCATTCGTTGCGAGAACCTTACCGACCTCCAAGGACGCGATGCCCACCGCTTCTGCTTCGTCCCCCTGGGGCTGACTCTGCTGGAACTCAGCCACGACCCCGAGACCTCCGACCGCGAAGCCTGTCAATCCTACCGAATCACCGGCGGCTTGCTGACCCGTCCCCCCGACGCTCCAGTGCCAGACTCGATGAATCAAATGGTCGTTCCCCCCCCTCCTGAGGCAACTCAGGCCAACCAAGTCGCTGAAAACCCAAGCCCCGCGCCGGTGCGGCCCCGTGGCCTCTTCGAGTTCCGCGCTGTGCTCAACGGTACCAAGCTTTTGGTGGGTATTCATAATTACCCACCACGCTTACCCTGGTACATTTATCAGTTTACTCAAGCACAAGCGCACCTCTTGGTGATGACTTTGTTCCGTCGCCGGCTGGCTCGGCTGACCCGTCGGTTGGCGACTCGGGAGGAGCCGGCGACTCCCAATCTTCACGCACCCGATAAACTCGGTGACGTCCGATCGTCTTGA
- a CDS encoding 3-deoxy-7-phosphoheptulonate synthase translates to MTTPITSTQDLHVQAMSPLTPPIVLREQLPLTERAAQTVLKGREAIRRVLDGRDERLLVIVGPCSIHDETAALEYADRLADLARRVEETLLVVMRVYFEKPRTTVGWKGLINDPHLDDSFDMQTGLRIARRLLVAINEKGVPAATELLEPITPQYLADLIAWTAIGARTTESPTHRQMASGLSMPVGFKNGTDGDCQTAIDALISARAPHAFLGIDAEGRTCVVQTRGNPWGHLILRGGRGGPNHSPEQLADAVARLNAANLPARVMIDCSHANSNKNPAEQGRVFRSVLKRTLEEPPPERHLLGLMLESHLFPGNQPLTSNRAALRYGVSITDGCIGWDETESLLLQAHQEWRAHLRSRYTAAFTSA, encoded by the coding sequence ATGACCACACCGATCACGTCCACTCAAGACCTTCATGTTCAGGCAATGAGTCCGCTCACGCCTCCGATCGTTTTGCGTGAGCAACTGCCTCTGACCGAGCGTGCAGCCCAAACCGTGTTGAAGGGACGCGAGGCAATCCGCCGCGTCCTGGATGGTCGAGACGAACGGTTGCTGGTGATTGTGGGACCCTGTTCGATCCACGACGAGACCGCGGCGTTGGAGTACGCCGACCGTCTGGCCGACCTGGCTCGCCGGGTTGAAGAAACCCTCCTCGTAGTGATGCGGGTTTATTTCGAGAAGCCGCGAACCACGGTAGGCTGGAAAGGTCTCATCAACGACCCGCACCTGGACGATTCGTTCGACATGCAAACCGGGCTGCGGATCGCCCGCCGGTTGCTGGTGGCGATCAACGAAAAAGGGGTGCCAGCGGCTACTGAGTTGCTGGAACCAATCACCCCCCAGTATCTCGCCGATCTGATCGCCTGGACCGCGATTGGCGCGCGTACCACTGAATCCCCCACCCATCGGCAAATGGCCAGCGGCTTGTCGATGCCGGTTGGCTTCAAGAACGGCACTGACGGAGACTGTCAAACCGCCATCGACGCCCTGATTTCCGCCCGCGCTCCCCACGCCTTTTTGGGGATTGACGCCGAAGGACGCACCTGCGTGGTTCAGACCCGCGGCAACCCCTGGGGACACCTGATTCTGCGGGGGGGACGGGGTGGTCCCAACCACTCCCCCGAACAACTGGCCGACGCGGTGGCCCGGCTCAACGCCGCCAACCTGCCTGCGCGGGTGATGATCGACTGCAGCCACGCCAACTCGAACAAGAATCCCGCCGAACAAGGACGGGTGTTTCGCTCGGTGCTAAAGCGCACCCTCGAAGAACCCCCACCCGAACGCCATCTGCTGGGATTGATGTTGGAAAGCCACCTCTTTCCCGGCAACCAACCCTTGACCTCCAACCGCGCGGCGTTACGTTACGGTGTGTCGATCACCGATGGCTGTATCGGCTGGGACGAAACGGAATCTCTGCTGCTCCAGGCCCACCAGGAATGGCGTGCCCATCTTCGTTCTCGTTACACCGCCGCGTTCACCTCGGCCTAA
- the map gene encoding type I methionyl aminopeptidase, which yields MTNRPPMRHLNLRKALAKPKRDHVSRPPVVLKTPREIGLMREAGKVVAEALASVRELAKPGVTTGELNDKVAAIFRKHQARPLFLNYPNSERGKPPFPGVICSSVNEQVVHGIPSHKTVLVEGDIVSIDTGCSLNGWCGDSAITLAIGEISQEHRKLLEITKATLDLAIELIPQCRKWSEVAARMEALVVENGLHPVEKFVGHGIGRAMHESPQVPNFVNAEMLEQDFSLEPGLVLAIEPMVSLGTREVRQLNDHWTIVTRDGRASAHFEHTVAITAQGVEVLTRGE from the coding sequence ATGACCAACCGACCCCCCATGCGTCACCTGAACCTGCGCAAAGCGTTGGCGAAACCAAAACGGGACCATGTCTCAAGGCCGCCAGTGGTGTTGAAGACCCCGCGCGAGATTGGTCTGATGCGCGAGGCCGGCAAGGTGGTCGCCGAAGCGTTGGCGTCCGTGCGCGAACTCGCCAAGCCCGGCGTGACCACCGGCGAACTCAACGACAAGGTCGCGGCGATTTTCCGCAAGCATCAAGCCCGGCCCCTGTTCCTCAACTATCCCAACTCCGAACGGGGCAAGCCGCCATTTCCCGGTGTCATTTGCTCCAGCGTCAACGAACAAGTGGTCCACGGAATTCCCTCGCACAAGACCGTCCTGGTCGAAGGCGATATCGTCTCGATCGACACCGGGTGCAGCCTCAACGGCTGGTGTGGCGACTCGGCCATCACCCTGGCCATCGGCGAAATCTCCCAGGAACACCGCAAACTGCTGGAGATCACCAAGGCGACTTTGGATCTCGCCATCGAGTTGATCCCCCAGTGCCGCAAATGGTCCGAAGTGGCCGCCCGCATGGAAGCGCTCGTGGTCGAAAATGGCCTGCATCCGGTTGAAAAGTTCGTGGGCCACGGCATCGGTCGAGCTATGCATGAATCACCCCAAGTGCCTAACTTTGTCAACGCCGAAATGCTGGAACAGGACTTCTCCCTGGAACCCGGCCTGGTTCTAGCTATCGAACCGATGGTCAGCCTGGGCACCCGCGAAGTCCGGCAACTCAACGACCACTGGACGATCGTGACCCGCGACGGACGCGCCAGCGCCCACTTTGAACACACCGTCGCCATCACCGCCCAAGGAGTCGAGGTCCTAACTCGCGGTGAGTGA
- a CDS encoding class I SAM-dependent methyltransferase, giving the protein MFDSDSIASPIEAEPPHHKPETSQRCRRFLREGLGRGEALLDVGCGDGELLEVLKRQGGFDKVFGLEIDPELTRVCHQRGLFVIRGRAEAIPLASASLDAVVCSVVIPYTDSRRAIREWSRILKPGGLVHATYHGWGFGWDYLLHGAHFKKRFYGLRMLVNSVVYDWSGRRLPGFLGDTLCQSAKRLRLIYDSCGLTLEREEVIETVAGAPRFLGHRLRKTKIG; this is encoded by the coding sequence GTGTTCGATTCCGATTCCATCGCATCCCCTATTGAAGCCGAACCACCTCACCACAAACCGGAAACCTCCCAACGCTGCCGACGGTTCCTGCGGGAGGGTTTGGGCCGTGGCGAAGCTTTGCTGGACGTTGGTTGCGGCGATGGCGAGCTCCTCGAGGTCTTGAAGCGTCAGGGGGGATTCGACAAGGTTTTCGGTCTCGAAATCGATCCGGAGTTGACCCGTGTCTGCCACCAGCGGGGACTTTTCGTCATCCGAGGGCGAGCCGAAGCTATACCGCTTGCCTCCGCAAGCCTCGACGCGGTGGTGTGCAGCGTGGTGATTCCCTATACCGATTCCCGTCGCGCTATTCGAGAATGGAGCCGGATTCTCAAACCCGGCGGCCTGGTGCACGCCACCTATCACGGCTGGGGATTCGGTTGGGACTACCTTTTGCACGGTGCTCACTTCAAAAAGCGGTTTTATGGCTTGCGGATGCTCGTCAATTCTGTTGTCTACGACTGGTCAGGACGACGGCTTCCCGGCTTTCTTGGAGACACCCTCTGTCAAAGCGCTAAACGTCTGCGCTTGATTTACGACTCTTGTGGTCTGACTTTGGAACGAGAGGAGGTGATTGAAACCGTGGCGGGTGCGCCCAGGTTTCTTGGCCATCGGCTCCGTAAGACCAAGATTGGGTAA
- a CDS encoding DNA-methyltransferase: MSTFAFPSMPIKAKPNPDWSSLDPVQVKRGCLGDTRPSDPSTPLRIFYEHPRGHLVTGDAIAWLNQLDAASVDLIVADPPYNLQKAKWDRFATEEAYLTWSLEWIAAARRVLKETGSLYVCGFSETLADLKRPALRWFADCRWLVWHYRNKANLGRDWGRSHESILHLRVTPAFRLRLDAVRVPYGGHTVKYPARTQARTSCFGDGRSRAPWVPHPAGAKPRDVLEYPTTCNGMGERTPHPSQKPEGLIRHLILAASDEHDLVIDPFSGSGTTVVAAQQLNRRWIGCDREPSYHAWAVRRLETLPNRSIADWLDHDRRAASHRDGIR, from the coding sequence GTGTCCACGTTCGCCTTCCCCTCAATGCCAATCAAAGCCAAGCCCAACCCCGATTGGTCGTCGCTCGACCCGGTTCAAGTGAAGCGAGGATGTCTGGGCGACACCCGTCCATCCGACCCCTCCACGCCGTTGCGGATTTTTTATGAACATCCCCGTGGCCATCTTGTCACTGGGGATGCCATCGCTTGGCTCAATCAACTCGACGCCGCCTCGGTGGATTTGATCGTGGCCGATCCTCCCTACAACCTCCAAAAGGCCAAATGGGACCGCTTCGCCACTGAGGAAGCCTATCTGACCTGGTCTTTAGAATGGATCGCGGCCGCGCGACGGGTCCTCAAGGAGACCGGCTCGCTTTATGTATGCGGCTTCTCCGAAACGTTGGCCGACCTCAAAAGGCCGGCGCTTCGGTGGTTCGCCGATTGTCGCTGGCTGGTTTGGCATTACCGCAACAAGGCCAACCTGGGCCGTGACTGGGGACGTTCCCACGAGAGCATTCTGCACCTGAGGGTGACCCCAGCGTTTCGTCTTCGGTTGGACGCGGTTCGGGTGCCTTATGGTGGTCACACGGTCAAATACCCGGCACGGACCCAGGCTCGAACCAGTTGTTTCGGGGATGGACGCTCTCGCGCCCCCTGGGTACCCCATCCCGCAGGAGCCAAGCCGCGCGACGTATTGGAGTATCCCACCACCTGCAACGGCATGGGGGAACGCACTCCGCACCCCTCCCAGAAGCCGGAAGGGCTGATCCGTCACCTGATTCTCGCCGCGAGCGACGAACACGATCTGGTGATCGATCCCTTCTCGGGTTCAGGCACTACCGTGGTGGCCGCCCAGCAACTCAACCGCCGTTGGATCGGCTGCGACCGCGAACCCTCCTACCACGCCTGGGCGGTTCGACGCCTGGAAACCCTCCCCAATCGCTCCATCGCCGACTGGCTCGACCACGACCGCCGCGCCGCCTCCCACCGCGACGGCATCCGCTAA
- a CDS encoding ATP-grasp domain-containing protein, with protein sequence MWPEPPERGHPVLIVGASARAAAFGLRRAGWTPWTIDLFADADTRVLTRGRSRRIASRRYPCHLPNLARGWVPSDAAWLAVGGLENHPDVLEQIKACVTGPALGCSPEATRAVRDWRKLGPFLIRHHFAAPETRLDHAGVPCDGSWLLKPRASAGGRRVEPWRGRRLGNPSDWLWQQRIVGVAVSAVYRVGSSHDCQLVGITRQFHGLPGRPFLHRGNLAPWYPPLPTLHPELEGLGQRLTETFGLAGLFGVDGVLDSKGRFQVVEVNPRPPASAELFERGASRQTPALKWVAYAPRPLQLPDPPPLWWRDALERAVCLDPAPPTFADLPLPGTRFQTGDPFCSFLVPCEPNDNPASIDRALQPLDDLFNSLPSLDS encoded by the coding sequence TTGTGGCCGGAGCCTCCGGAGCGGGGTCATCCGGTCTTGATTGTGGGGGCCTCAGCGCGGGCGGCGGCTTTTGGCTTGAGGAGGGCAGGCTGGACGCCCTGGACCATCGACCTTTTCGCCGACGCCGACACGCGGGTCCTCACCCGGGGACGATCCCGGCGGATCGCTTCTCGGCGGTATCCCTGCCATCTGCCCAACCTGGCGCGCGGTTGGGTGCCCTCCGACGCCGCTTGGTTGGCGGTGGGGGGATTGGAGAATCATCCCGACGTTCTCGAACAGATCAAAGCTTGCGTGACGGGACCAGCCCTGGGTTGTTCACCCGAGGCGACCCGCGCGGTCCGCGACTGGCGCAAGCTGGGACCCTTTCTGATCCGCCACCACTTCGCCGCTCCCGAGACCCGGTTGGATCACGCCGGGGTACCGTGCGACGGCTCTTGGTTACTCAAGCCCCGAGCCTCGGCGGGCGGACGGCGCGTTGAACCCTGGCGGGGGCGGAGGCTCGGCAATCCTTCGGATTGGCTTTGGCAGCAACGCATTGTAGGCGTCGCCGTGTCGGCGGTCTATCGCGTCGGTTCATCCCACGACTGTCAGCTTGTTGGAATCACGCGCCAGTTCCACGGCTTGCCCGGCCGCCCATTCCTCCATCGAGGCAATCTGGCTCCCTGGTATCCTCCCCTTCCCACCCTCCATCCTGAACTGGAGGGGTTGGGGCAACGACTGACCGAAACCTTCGGACTCGCCGGACTCTTCGGGGTCGATGGTGTCCTCGATTCTAAAGGACGATTCCAGGTCGTCGAGGTCAATCCCCGTCCCCCCGCCTCCGCCGAACTGTTTGAACGTGGCGCGTCGCGGCAGACCCCCGCGCTCAAATGGGTCGCCTACGCCCCCCGACCCCTTCAGTTGCCCGACCCCCCGCCGCTCTGGTGGCGTGACGCTCTCGAACGTGCCGTCTGCCTCGACCCCGCTCCACCCACCTTCGCCGACCTACCCCTACCCGGTACCCGTTTCCAAACCGGCGACCCCTTCTGCTCGTTCCTGGTCCCCTGTGAACCCAACGACAACCCAGCCTCGATCGACCGCGCTCTCCAACCCCTCGACGACCTTTTCAACTCGCTTCCGAGTCTCGACTCTTGA